One genomic window of Motacilla alba alba isolate MOTALB_02 chromosome 3, Motacilla_alba_V1.0_pri, whole genome shotgun sequence includes the following:
- the LOC119698906 gene encoding cullin-9-like, with protein sequence MVNEKHSGTLLVQLGPKLQAHPEKLLRQRRGHDDRPEYLVRWSVVSLEERAAGGSSAASGETKAENISLWMSAEEVSASCPALLGHRRPEGPRLKEEKAPGPLAAVVPLDEASLDEASLLEMKADVRSLVQRARRQVAEAGSPECSILSTVHVLGAYASIGSLAGAFREAGALELLTAMLCHREKRIRRGAGEMLRALGAHDAGIWAYVLLSLSQQDGIEQHMDFDSRCTLLELFAEITSSAEHRMSFEGIHLPQIPGKQLFVLVKRYLCVTSLLDKLSSGVEQGEEQQGCAVPSRVPEERSRVKQEFEFSMAMANLISELVRAMGWSHGHEAEPLPRRDLRPGRARSIFQHKTPAGTTAEAAPASPAKEPVTFKRRSAFPSRSSYAEYVQATLVSGMRVRMLEDYEQVSAGDEGDFCRSNDDVPPVQVYWQALGSTYWVHWHMVEIIGPSEQKELEGQEKVNSLTRNHGLRAGPQPLLCKPLGGLYSPPYLGQRLPKAADTLSRAEWWELLFFVRKLEAQEQKEITCLIQQHQGEQLSEVDEEALMQLSVPVELAQKVLQVLEERCQGSSLRDLRGSRVYARHFLGRGAEQDGGGSTAVSSEGDRSTGPEGMMAKTAEGNLSAAPGPAQGRDVTLKSDSELFSELLEREGLFLPEVTEEQSQALGGSKGLSESGSLAKVAAVVEVIQSSSSALGLRLAGLKHILKMLEEEPESEQQVGTAQGGLGIGSAGEKLVQVSVELLSTEVAEKALVAVTLRLLAVLLARYKWRVAFATEGGVRAVLACMQQHGCSALVQQAGLAALKVLVGAADAEPGGAGGKCLPWNHGDAQMMRVIFASIGSASSKGSASLLSSIPAALSTMQRVPGGSSGVQNGLLVVNVLMEGHRGLAEQLASCDLLAVLQSCWRAGQSSGCPQAVLALSAINRLAEHGLPLGPEAAGTAEVLLDAKGVQMLLGGMDDGVLSKEVVVALERQLCSEGSVCSGQLAQLLQDHSCFRLLLRSLELLGTEKAVSLSILRILNKFLESYQEDVLPWHECVEPCVSFLITHSSSWEVLQEVVGFLHRLGSASKDCVVVMCHVGTHEALSKALEKHSTVPSLAPALLELVMECEKYAGLYKKLTSSILAGCIQLVLGQIEEHRRSHQPISIPFFDVFLHNLCQGSSMEVKEDKCWEKVQVSSNSHQASKLMDRNPKTYWESNGSTGSHFITVHMQCGVVIRELSMLVASEDSSYMPSRVVVLGGDSPATIRTELNAVSILPSDSRVILLENMTRFWPVIQIRVKRCQQGGIDTRVRGIEVLGPKPTFWPIFREQLCRRTFLSCTARAHAWSQEICRDRGRLLQLFGRLNRALQHEQGFANRFLPDEEAARALGRTFWEALVNPLVQSITSPDPDGVSPLAWLLSEYLESVELPCRATGRRAAFGSCVRRLTQLLVHVDPGGPEPEETRAAGGKEGKNKEVPAGTAKVTVKKSTGLWGISQCWRGVVQQQVQRFLEAAGQAPDLAERYCRLYQRLRGATEELFGQQAAFVLALGQGFAGALLQLSFLTALHVSEQFARYLDVQIQELRRAAGSTGPLERLQQFLEPFVVFSGLEFAHTFEHFYRHYLGDRLLTQGPSWLEEGIVEQIGLCFPSRFPQDMLNNLAESEKLQQQFCLFQLQEQDKRLLELDTGLDEVRGMGAWGGRRPLALLVGSRSLIELPSCPCAQVLGAATVADVPEVKVLALSPCCWPVSPLCFMDNPGRFFPAVLSSPLDEFADFCRQSQSQLGWECTKPRRLQWTWLGHAELQFGDCVLHVSTLQMYILLCFNSAQEVAVEALLQATGLPADLVHHALTPLTHGQGVLVGSCAPGGALRLNQAALAQSSGRQLRLLPQQRYLRTERAEVSALERKRNVLCCLITRILKVEKQLHIDNLVFRVIDACQKGELGPGVQFLSFCCHSVDVLSCILHLLNQGYLRRQEGRPHVLEYISAESTTLPTSQVQPQVAFHTVEIKTAASLASAERRQTFSTFR encoded by the exons ATGGTGAATGAGAAGCACAGTGGCACCCTGCTTGTGCAGCTGGGGCCCAAACTGCAGGCccacccagagaagctgctccGGCAGCGGCGAGGCCACGACGACCGGCCGGAATACCTGGTCCGGTGGAGCGTTGTGAGCTTGGAAGAGAGAGCAGCGGGAGGCAGCAGTGCCGCCTCTGGAGAGACCAAGGCAGAGAACATCTCCCTGTGGATGTCTGCAGAAGAGGTCAGCGCCAGCTGCCCGGCGCTGCTGGGCCACAGGAGGCCGGAAGGGCCGCGGCTGAAGGAGGAGAAGGCGCCCGGGCCCTTGGCCGCGGTCGTCCCGCTGGACGAAGCCTCGCTGGACGAAGCGTCGCTGCTGGAGATGAAGGCCGATGTCAGGAGCCTGGTGCAGCGAGCCCGGCGCCAGGTGGCCGAGGCCGGGAGCCCCGAGTGCTCCATCCTGAGCACGGTGCACGTGCTGGGCGCCTACGCCAGCATCGGCTCCCTGGCGGGCGCCTTCAGAGAAGCgggagccctggagctgctgacggccatgctgtgccacagggagAAGCGGATCCGCCGCGGTGCCGGCGAGATGCTGCGCGCTCTGGGTGCTCATGATGcag gAATCTGGGCCTatgtcctgctgtccctgagccagcaggatGGCATTGAGCAGCACATGGACTTTGACAGTCGCTGCACCTTGCTGGAGCTGTTTGCTGAGATCACGTCCTCTGCAGAGCACCGCATGTCCTTCGAGGGGATTCACCTGCCGCAG atccctgggaagcagctgttTGTCCTGGTGAAGCGCTACCTGTGTGTGACTTCTCTCCTGGACAAGCTGAGCAGCGGcgtggagcagggagaggagcagcagggctgtgctgtgcccagccgTGTCCCTGAGGAGAGGAGCCGTGTGAAGCAGGAGTTTGAGTTCAGCATGGCCATGGCAAACCTCATCTCGGAGCTGGTGCGCGCGATGGGCTGGAGCCACGGGCACGAGGCAGAGCCGCTGCCCCGGCGGGACCTGCGGCCTGGCCGTGCCCGCTCCATCTTCCAGCACAAGACCCCGGCCGGGACCACTGCCGAAGCGGCCCCCGCGTCCCCAGCAAAGGAGCCCGTGACCTTCAAGAGGCGCTCGGCCTTCCCGAGCCGCAGCAGCTACGCGGAGTACGTGCAGGCCACGCTGGTGAGCGGCATGAGGGTGCGCATGCTCGAGGACTACGAGCAGGTCAGCGCCGGCGACGAGGGCGACTTCTGCCGCAGCAATGACGACGTGCCCCCGGTGCAG GTGTACTGGCAGGCTCTGGGCAGTACGTACTGGGTTCACTGGCACATGGTCGAGATCATTGGCCCTTCAGAACAAAAGGAGCTTGAGGGCCAGGAGAAGGTGAACAGCCTGACACGAAACCACGGACTGAGAGCAG gtCCACAGCCATTGCTGTGCAAGCCCTTGGGGGGGCTGTACTCCCCGCCTTACCTGGGGCAGCGGCTGCCCAAGGCTGCAGACACCCTGAGCCGCGCTGAATGGTGGGAGCTGCTCTTCTTTGTGAGGAAGCTGGAAGCACAGGAGCAGAAAGAGATCACCTGTctcatccagcagcaccagggagagCAG CTGTCGGAGGTGGATGAAGAAGCCCTGATGCAGCTGTCGGTACCTGTGGAGCTGGCCCAGAAGGTGTTGCAGGTCCTGGAGGAGcggtgccagggcagctctctGCGTGACCTGCGTGGCTCCCGTGTCTACGCCAGACACTTCCTcgggagaggagcagagcaggatggtGGAGGGAGCACCGCAGTGTCCTCAGAAGGTGACAGGAGCACCGGCCCTGAAGGCATGATGGCCAAGACAGCGGAGGGAAACctttctgcagccccagggccgGCCCAAGGCCGCGATGTGACTCTGAAGTCGGATTCCGAGCTGTTCAGCGAGCTGttggagagggaagggctgtTCTTGCCAGAGGTGACggaggagcagagccaag CGCTGGGCGGCTCCAAGGGGCTGAGCGAGAGCGGCTCGCTGGCCAAGGTTGCAGCTGTGGTGGAGGTgatccagagcagcagctcggCGCTGGGGCTGCGCTTAGCTGGGCTCAAGCACATCCTGAAGATGCTGGAGGAGGAGCCCGAGTCGGAGCAGCAAGTCGGCACGGCCCAGGGCGGGCTGGGCATCGGGAGTGCCGG GGAGAAGCTGGTGCAGGTGTCGGTGGAGCTGCTGAGCACGGAGGTGGCAGAGAAGGCGCTGGTGGCGGTGACGCTGCGGCTGCTGGCCGTGCTGCTGGCCCGCTACAAGTGGCGCGTGGCCTTTGCCACGGAGGGCGGCGTGCGGGCCGTGCTGGCCTGCATGCAGCAGCACGGCTGCTCCGCCCTGGTGCAGCAGGCCGGGCTGGCG GCCCTGAAGGTGCTGGTGGGAGCTGCGGACGCTGAGCCGGGAGGCGCCGGCGGGAAGTGCTTGCCCTGGAACCACGGCGATGCGCAGATGATGCGGGTGATCTTTGCCAGCATCGGCTCTGCCTCCAGcaagggctctgccagcctgctgagcagcatccctgctgccctgagcaccaTGCAGAGGGTCCCAGG gggctcctcAGGGGTGCAGAACGGCCTGCTGGTGGTGAACGTGCTGATGGAGGGGCACCGGGGCCTGGCGGAGCAGCTGGCGAGCTGCGATCTCCTGGcggtgctgcagagctgctggagggccGGGCAGAGCAGCGGCTgcccccaggcagtgctggccctCAGCGCCATCAATCGCCTGGCAGAGCACGGGCTGCCCCTGGGCCCGGAGGCAGCAGGTACCGC AGAGGTCCTGCTGGACGCGAAGGGCGTGCAGATGCTGCTGGGTGGCATGGACGATGGCGTCCTGTCCAAGGAGGTGGTGGTGGCCCTGGAGCGGCAGCTGTGCAGTGAAGGCTCTGTTTGTTCTGGCCAGctggcccagctgctgcaggaccaCAGCTGCTTCAGGTTGTTGCTGCGCagcttggagctgctggggacagagaagGCCGTGAGCCTGAGCATCCTCAG GATCCTGAACAAGTTCCTGGAGAGTTACCAGGAGGATGTGCTGCCCTGGCATGAGTGCGTGGAGCCCTGCGTGTCCTTCCTGAtcacccacagcagcagttgGGAG GTGCTGCAGGAGGTCGTTGGCTTCCTGCACcgcctgggcagtgccagcaagGACTGTGTGGTGGTGATGTGCCACGTGGGCACCCACGAGGCTCTGTCCAAGGCCCTGGAAAAGCACAGCACGGTCCCGTCGTTGGCGCCGGCCCTGCTCGAGCTGGTGATGGAGTGTGAGAAGTACGCCGGCCTCTACAAGAAGCTGACGAGCAGCATCTTGGCTGGCTGCATCCAG CTGGTCCTGGGACAGATTGAGGAGCACCGCCGGAGCCACCAGCCCATCAGCATCCCCTTCTTTGATGTCTTCCTGCACAACCTGTGCCAAG GCTCCAGCATGGAGGTGAAGGAGGACAAGTGTTGGGAGAAGGTgcaggtctcttccaactcgCACCAGGCCAGCAAGCTCATGGACAGGAACCCCAAGACCTACTGGGAGTCGAACGGCAGCACCGGCTCCCACTTCATCACTGTGCACATGCAGTGTGGAGTGGTGATCag ggagctgagcatgCTGGTGGCCAGCGAGGACTCCAGCTATATGCCATCGcgggtggtggtgctgggcggggacagccctgccaccATCAGGACGGAGCTCAATGCG GTGAGCATCCTGCCCTCGGACAGCAGAGTGATCCTGCTGGAGAACATGACCCGCTTCTGGCCCGTCATCCAGATCCGGGTGAAGCGGTGCCAGCAG GGTGGCATTGACACACGTGTGCGTGGCATCGAGGTGCTGGGTCCCAAGCCCACCTTCTGGCCCATcttcagggagcagctgtgccgGCGGACGTTCCTCTCCTGCACTGCTCGGGCTCATGCCTGGAGCCAGGAGATCTGCCGAGACCGGGGgcggctgctgcagctctttggCAG ACTGAACCGGGCGCTGCAGCACGAGCAGGGCTTTGCCAACCGCTTCCTTCCCGACGAGGAGGCAGCCCGGGCGCTGGGCAGGACGTTCTGGGAGGCCCTGGTGAACCCCTTGGTGCAGAGCATCACCAGCCCAG ACCCTGATGGTGTCAGtcccctggcctggctgctgagtGAGTACCTGGAGAGCGTGGAGCTGCCCTGCCGTGCCACGGGACGCAGGGCTGCCTTTGGTTCCTGCGTGCGGCGCCTGACCCAGCTCCTGGTGCACGTGGACCCCGGCGGCCCCGAGCCAGAGGAGACCAGAGCAGCTG gtgggaaggaggggaagaacAAGGAGGTGCCGGCCGGGACGGCAAAGGTCACGGTGAAGAAGTCGACAGGCCTGTGGGGAATCTCGCAGTGCTGGCGTGGCGTGGTGCAGCAGCAG GTGCAGCGGTTCCTGGAGGCGGCGGGGCAGGCGCCGGACCTCGCGGAGCGCTACTGCCGGCTGTACCAGCGCCTGCGCGGGGCCACCGAGGAGCTCTTTGGGCAGCAGGCCGCCTttgtgctggccctgggccagGGCTTTGCGGgggctttgctgcagctctccttCCTGACCGCCCTGCAC GTGAGCGAGCAGTTTGCCCGCTACCTTGACGTGCAGATCCAGGAGCTCCGCAGGGCTGCGGGCAGCACGGGGCCTCTGGAGCGGCTGCAGCAGTTCCTGGAGCCCTTTGTCGTCTTCAGTGGCCTGGAGTTTGCCCACACCTTTGAACACTTCTACAG GCACTACCTGGGGGACCGGCTCCTGACGCAAGGGCCATCTTGGCTGGAAGAAGGCATCGTGGAGCAGATCGGGCTGTGCTTCCCCAGCCGCTTTCCCCAAGATATGCTGAACAACTTGGCCGAGTCGgagaagctccagcagcagttctgcctcttccagctgcaggagcaggataAGCGGCTGTTGGAGCTGGACACGGGCCTGGACGAGGTGAGAGGGATGGGAGCATGGGGAGGCCGGAGGCCGCTGGCTCTTCTTGTGGGATCCCGGAGCCTGATTGAGCTGCCCtcgtgtccctgtgcccaggtgctgggagcagccacagtgGCAGATGTGCCAGAGGTGAAGGTGctggccctgtccccatgctgcTGGCCTGTTTCCCCGCTCTGTTTCATGGATAACCCTGGGAGGTTTTTCCCGGCAGTGCTGAGCTCCCCACTGGATGAGTTTGCTGACTTCTGCCGGCAGA gccagagccagctgggctgggagtgcacGAAGCCCCGTCGGCTGCAGTGGACGTGGCTGGGCCACGCCGAGCTGCAGTTTGGAGACTGCGTTCTGCACGTGTCCACGCTGCAGATGTACATCCTGCTGTGCTTCAACAGCGCCCAG gaggtggctgtggaggCCCTGCTGCAGGCTACGGGGCTCCCTGCTGACCTGGTGCACCACGCGCTGACGCCGCTGACCCACGGCCAGGGCGTCCTGGTGGGGAGCTGCGCTCCAGGGG gtgcaCTGCGGCTGAaccaggcagccctggcccagAGCTCCGGCCgccagctgaggctgctgccccagcagaggTACCTGCGGACAGAGAGGGCCGAGGTGAGCGCcctggaaaggaagaggaacGTCCTGTGCTGCCTCATCACCCGCATCCTCAAggtggagaagcagctgcacaTCGACAACCTGGTGTTCAGG GTGATCGATGCCTGTCAGAAGGGCGAGTTGGGCCCAGGGGTGCAGTTCCTGAGCTTCTGCTGCCACAGCGTGGACGTGCTGTCCTGCATCCTGCACCTGCTGAACCAGGGCTATCTGCGGCGCCAGGAGGGGAGGCCGCATGTCTTGGAATACATCTCTGCTGAATCCACAACGCTCCCCACTTCTCAGGTCCAGCCACAGGTTGCCTTCCATACTGTAGAGATCAAGACAGCAGCAAGCCTGGCCTCTGCTGAAAGGAGACAGACTTTTTCCACATTCAGGTAG
- the MRPL2 gene encoding 39S ribosomal protein L2, mitochondrial: protein MAVPVAVPVPAGAGRDPRPAPPASQRRSPFKSKMAAGGSAPPAGRPGPDPRRPRPVRRRLPAAMAALGLCRAFGALLLSAGPRRARPPALPPAPQPWLPGPVSALAACRGLGGSAPRCTTDPLWKCRAKYTVRPVGMKKTGGRDHTGRVRVRGIGGGHKRRYRMIDFQRLRYEEGAPPEPFTEKVISVRYDPCRSADIALVAGGNRKRWIIATENMQPGNSITNSPHISRMAVSASEGDAYPLGALPVGTLICNLESHPGKGAQYIRAAGTCGVLLRKVNGTAIVQLPSKRHMQVLETCVATVGRVSNVDHNKRVIGKAGRNRWLGKRPHTGLWHRKGGWAGRKIKPLPPMKSYVNLPRVKAVE from the exons ATGGCGGTCCCGGTCGCTGTCCCGGtgccggcgggggcggggcgaGACCCGCGGCCGGCACCACCCGCCTCTCAGCGGCGCAGCCCCTTTAAATCCAAGATGGCCGCCGGCGGCAGCGCGCCACCTGCCGGCCGCCCCGGCCCAGacccgcggcggccccgccccgtCCGGCGGCGCCTTCCCGCGGCCATGGCGGCGCTGGGGCTCTGCCGCGCCTTCGGTGCCCTCCTGCTGTCGGCGGgcccccgccgggcccggcccccggcgctgccgcccgccccccagccctggctgccggGGCCGGTGTCGGCGCTTGCCGCCTGCCGCGGGCTGGGCGGCTCGGCGCCGCGCTGCACCACCGACCCGCTGTGGAAGTGCCGGGCCAAGTACACCGTGCGGCCCGTGGGCATGAAGAAGACGGGCGGCCGCGACCACACAG GCCGCGTCCGCGTGCGGGGAATCGGCGGGGGACACAAGCGGCGCTACCGCATGATCGACTTCCAGCGCCTCCGCTACGAGGAGGGGGCCCCGCCGGAGCCCTTCACCGAGAAGGTCATCAGCGTCCGATACGACCCTTGCAG GTCGGCTGACATCGCCCTGGTGGCCGGCGGCAACCGCAAGCGCTGGATCATTGCCACGGAGAACATGCAGCCAGGGAACAGCATCACGAACTCGCCTCACATTAGCAGGATGGCAG TGTCAGCCAGTGAAGGGGACGCGTACCCACTGGGGGCTCTGCCTGTTGGCACACTGATCTGTAACCTGGAGAGCCACCCTGGGAAGGGAGCGCAGTACATCCGGGCGGCCG GCACTTGTGGGGTGCTGCTGCGGAAAGTGAATGGGACAGCCATTGTGCAGCTGCCGTCCAAAAGGCATATGCAG GTGCTGGAGACCTGCGTGGCCACGGTGGGCCGCGTGTCCAACGTGGATCACAACAAGCGGGTGATCGGGAAGGCGGGCCGGAACCGCTGGCTGGGCAAGCGCCCGCACACGGGCTTGTGGCACCGCAAGGGTGGCTGGGCCGGGCGCAAGATCAAGCCTCTCCCCCCCATGAAAAGCTATGTCAACCTGCCACGGGTCAAAGCAGTGGAGTGA